In Clostridia bacterium, the sequence GGATTAAGTATTGTCGAAAAGGAGAGTTTACAACTTGTAATACTTGATATAATGATGCCTGGAATGGATGGCTTGGAATTATGCAGAAGGATAAGGCGGGAATGGAATATTCCTATTCTCATGCTGAGTGCCAAATCACAGGATATTGATAAAATAATGGGTTTAAGCACGGGAGCTGACGACTATCTGACAAAACCCTTTAATCCTCTGGAGCTTATAGCAAGGGTTAAATCCCAGTTAAGAAGGTTTTTACAGCTGAATCCCCAGAATAATCCGGCGGCTGAAGGCTATGAAAGCTCTATAACAGTAAACGGACTTTGTATAAACACAAGAAACCATTCTGTAAGTGTGTATGGGAATGAAATAAGCCTGACACCTACGGAGTTTGGCATACTTCATCTGCTAGCCAGCAATAGAGGCCGTGTATTCAGTTCGGAGGAGATATTTGAGAGAGTCTGGAAGGAAAGATATTTTGAATCCGATAATACTGTGATGGTACATATCAGAAAAATCCGTGAGAAGACAGAGGAAAATCCAAGAAAGCCTGTTTTTATAAAAACTGTGTGGGGGGTAGGGTATAAAATTGAAAACTAATTACTTCTCAAGCATCAGATTCAAGTTTATATTTATGTTTATTATGAGTGGTATTATAGCTTTTGCGGGTACAATAATGATAGCTGCCGGTACATATATTGCAATTCTTCTGTTTAAGCCGCTCGGACGGGTTATTTCATTATTTGTCAGAACAGATATTGCAGTTATAGTAATAATATTTTTATGCTTTCTTGTTTTATTTATTGTAACATATCTCCTATTTACTCAGCGGAGCATCCGGTATATAGAAGAAATATCTGCATCTTTGAGAATTATTGCCGAAGGCAATCTTGATTATAGTATACCTATACGTTCAAAGGACGAACTGGCACATCTTGCAGAGAATATCAACTCCATGACTTTCAAATTAAGAAAATCAATAGAAGAGGAAAGATGTGCGGAGAAAACAAAGAATGATATTATAACCAGTGTATCTCACGATCTGAGAACCCCACTGACGTCTATATTAGGGTATTTGGGACTGGTAGCAAATGATAAGTACAGGGATGAAGTTGAATTACGTTATTATATAGATATTGCATATAATAAATCACAAAAGCTTAAGAAGTTGATTGACGAGCTATTTGAATATACAAGACTGAGTAGTGATGGGTTTGTGCCTGTTCCCGGAAGAGTCAGCTTAAATGATATGCTAGAGCAGCTTGCAGAAGAATTTGTTCCTGTTTTTGATGATGCAGGTATGAAGTACAGATTATTCATTACCACTGAGAAGGCTTATACTTATGCTGACGGAGATATGCTGGTAAGAGTTTTTGAAAATTTGATTTCTAATGCCGTACGATACGGGAGAGACGGTAAATATGTTGATATAGAGCTTTTTAAAGAAAGCAGGGATGCTGTTGTGAGGATAATTAACTATGGAAAGCGGATTCCTGAAGAAGAGCTGCCATACATTTTTGAAAAATTCTACAGGATTGAAAAGTCAAGGTCGGAAAATACGGGAGGCACAGGGCTGGGTCTTGCAATAGCAAAAAACATTGTTGAGCTTCACAAGGGAAGAATTACGGCATACTCTCAGAATGACAGGACTGTATTCGAAACAAGGCTTAGTGTTGTATAGGTGTGATAGGGCTTGATAAACATCAGGCTCTTTTTGTTTATATTAAGAAAATATTAAGGAAAAGTCTAACAATTTATTTAGCATTTTCAGGTAAAGTTTTATTGATATGGGATTCGGTTTAGCTTAACAATGAAAGGAGATGTTTTGATGTCTGTTAAAGCGGAAATGGCAATAAAAAGACTAGCAGCTGTTATTCTTGCAGGTTTACTTATATTGACAGCTTATACACCGGTAATAGCAGAAACGAAAGAAAAAAAGATAGAAGATAACCATGAGTTGGAGGACTTTTTTGAAAAGTGTATAGGCGCAAATATGGAAAAGCATCATGTGCCGGGGGTTGCTGTCGTGGTAGTGAAGGATGGAAAAGTCATCCTAAAAAAGGGGTATGGATATTCAGACCTTGAGGAAAAGATTAAGGTAGACCCTGATATTACAGTATTCAGGAGCGGGTCGGTTGGAAAGCTGTTTACACAGACGGCAATAATGCAATTATATGAGCGTGGGCAGTTGAGGCTGGACCATGATGTTAATAAATATCTCAAGAAAATCCAAGTAGATAACCGCTTCTCAAAGCCGCTGACCATGGAAAACCTTCTGACCCATACAGGGGGTCTTGATGAGATCCTATTTGATACTTCCTTTGCGGATAAGAATGATGTTAATGCTTACGAAAGCTATATGAAGAGCAATATTCCAAAAGTAGTGGATGAGCCGGGAAAAACTACAAAATACAGCAATATAGGGACAAACCTGCTAGGGTATATCGTTCAGGTTGTTTCCGGTATCGGCTATAAAGATTATATAAAAAACAACATATTCGAGAAACTGGATATGAGAAACAGTGTTGTTTCAACACCAATACCTAACATGTCCAAAGGGTATATATATGAGAATAATAAATACCGTGAGATTGATTACGTATTTTTTTCTGACCCGGGATCAGGAGATATTAACTCTACCGTAGCAGATATGGGAAAGTTTATGATTGCACATTTACAGAATGGAGAATATCAGGGTAAAAAAATTCTTCAGCCGGCTACTGTGCAAATCATGCATAAGCAGCATTTTACACATCATCCCAGGTTACCGGGCATGGCATATGGATTTATTGAAGATTACAGGTATGGTAAGCGTGTTTTAAAGCATGAAGGTGCAGTGCCGGGTTTTGCAACAACTTTGTTCCTAATTCCTGAAACTGGTCTGGGAGTTTATATAGCAACTAACGCCCTGGGACCTATGCCGTTATACGTAGAAGATGAATTTTTTGAGCATTACTTCAAGCAGGAAAAAGGTAATCAAACGAAAGAGGTCTTTAAAAGTTTGGGCGATAACGTTGTAAAATTTACAGGAAGCTATAGAGATTATAGTGAGCTTTCTAAAACCGGTATAGCAAAATTCATGGGGTTGTTGCCTGGTAGTGAATCAAAGATTATTGATAATATGGATGGAACTCTGACTCTTGAAGAATTCAATTTTAAAAAGGAGTTTGTCAGAACTGTGCTAAAACAAGTAGAACCATATGTATTTAAGAGGGAGGATAACCAGGGTTATGTTGTATTCCGCGCAGATGGGAAAGGGAATGTGACGCATTTTTTTAACGGGAACCCAATAGTTTCTTATGAGAAATTGAAGTGGTATGAAAAACAGGGTTTACAGAGAATAATTCTGATGTGTTGCTTAGCAATATTCAGTGTTTCATCTCTGGTTTGGTTTATCAGGTATCTTGCTGTTGGTTCAAGGGGGAAGAAAAAGGCAGGTTTCGGTACTGCTGCATTTGCCAGGCTGCTGGGAGGAGTGGTCTGCTTTCTTAATTGTATTTCACTTATTGGGATTATTTTTATTGCTTCTTTAGCTGGACTTGGCCTCCAGCACTGGATGCTTACAGCAATAACAGCATTTTTAGTTGTGCTTTTTATTACCAGTATCCTGACTTTTGGATTAGTAATGTTTGCCTCTTTAGCCTGGAGGGTTGGATATTGGACAATTGCAGGCAGGATTCATTATTCGGTTGTAACTGTGGCATCATTGGTATTTGTATGGGTATTGAATTATTGGAATCTGCTGAGATTAATACCTTAGCATATATTTATACACTCTGTTGGAATAAACGAGTTTAAACAAGCTCCAAATGGGAATATATATGTTTAAAGAAAATGAATAAGGAGTGTAGTTATGCTTGAGATAAAAAAGAAAATATACTGGATAGGAATTAAAGACTGGGAGCTCAGAGTATTCCATGGGCATGAGCTATCTACGCACAGAGGTTCCACTTATAATTCCTATATTATTAAAGATGAAAAGACAGTTTTGGTAGATACTGTCTGGGATCCTTACAAGGAAGAGTTTGTAGAAAATCTTGAAAAAAAAATCGGGTTAAGAAATATAGATGCAATTGTGATAAATCATGTTGAACCCGACCATGGAGGTAGTCTGGGTTATTTAATGGAAAAAATGCCGGATACGCCTATTTACTGTACAAAAAATGGAGCTGAAATAATAAAAAGACATTTTCATAAGGACTGGAATTTTAACATTGTAAAAACAGGAGATACTTTTAAGACAGGGGAATATGAGCTTGTATTCGTCGAAATGCAAATGCTGCACTGGCCAGACAGTATGGCAACCTATGTGAAGGGAGCCAATACTCTGTTATCCAATGATGCATTCGGGCAGCACTACTCGCCTGCATCGCTGTTTAATGATGAGGTTGACAACTGTGAGCTGTATCAGGAAGCATTAAAGTATTATGCAAATATACTTACCCCCTTTAGTGCTCTAGCAAAGAGAAAAATAGAACAGATAAGAGAATTAAAACTGCCCATAGATATGATTGCCCCGAGTCACGGAGTTATTTGGAGGGAAAACCCTGCGCAGATAATTGAAAAGTATTATGAGTGGGCACAGGACTATAATGAAGGTACCGGAGTTATAATTTATGATACTATGTATGATGCAACAAAAGCTATTGCAGAAGCTATCGGTGAAGGACTTGCCGACAGCGGAATAAAATTCAAAATGTACCATGCTGCCGAAACGGACAGAAGTGACCTTCTTACGGAGATTTTCAAAGCCAAGGCTGTTATTGTAGGCAGCTGTACTGTAAATAATGTTGTTATGCGTGCAATATCATCACTTTTAGATGATATTAAAGGACTTAAGTTTAAAAACAAGCTGGGAATGGGCTTCGGCAGTTATGGCTGGAGTGGTGAAGCTCCGAAGATTATTCACCAGAAGCTTGGTGATGCAGGCATTAGTATGGTACAGGAGCCTTTGGGAATCAAATACAGACCCACTGGGGAAGAACTTGGACAGTGTGTGGAATTGGGCAGAAAAATTGCGGCAAATATGAAATAGAAGGGATTAAAAAAGCTTTTATACAGTCAGGTATAAAAGCTTTTTTAATGATTGCTGAAAAAAAACCACCTACAAACAGAAAAATATCTACTTCATACTATCTTTTCAATGTGATAAGCTATACATGAAAATGGTGTGGGATGGGGGAGTTTTTTTTGAACAGATTTGCAAAAGAGATTATTGTGATATCAGTAATTCTTATTGTCTCCATATGCATCAGTATTCCTTCCTATATAAAAAACGATAAAGAATACAAGGTTATGAGGGAAAAGGAAGAAGCTAACTCAAAAGATTGGGTTGTTTCAACGCCTGAATCCCAGGGTATGAACCCGGAAGTGCTTAAGAGGGCGGATAAGGTGCTAAAGAGGACAGATGCTCTTAGTTTCCTGGTTGTGCGGCATGGGAGACTTGTGCATGAAAGCTATTACAGCAGCGCTGGCAGGGATGACTATAATAATGTGTTTTCAGTAACAAAAAGCTTTATTTCTGCTCTCACGGGTATAGCTATCGATAGAGGTTATATTAAAGGGATAGATGAGAAAATCAATATATATCTGCAAGGATACTATTCACAGATTAATGATACAAGGAAAGAAGAAATTACCATAAAACATCTTCTGACTATGACACCGGGGTTTGTTGAGGATTTCAGCAGCTGGACAGGAAGCACAGATTGGATAAAACATACGATTAGGCTTCCTCTTAAATATGACCCGGGTCAAAAATTCCAGTATGCAAACTCGGCTTCACACTTGCTCTCTGCTGTTCTGACGAAAGCTGTAGGCAAGAGTATGTCTGAATTTGCCGATCAATGTCTTTTCAATGAGTTGGGTATCAAGGACAAAAAGTGGACTGCCGATCCTCAGGGTTATACTGCAGGACATGCGAATCTGTATTTAAGACCCAGAGATATGGCAAAATTCGGACTACTTTACTTGAATAAAGGGATGTGGAATAACAAAAGAGTACTGTCCGCTGAGTGGGTGGAGGAATCTACAAAAAAGCATGTTGATACTGAACCGGAAAAAACCAGGGGTACACCGACTGGATATGGTTATAAGTGGTGGACCTTTGAGGAAAAAGGATACTACATATATGCAGCAGCGGGTTTTGGCGGACAGTATATCTGTATCATTCCCGACCTGGATATTGTATTGGTTACAACTTCGTTACCGGGAAGGCGGGGCAGCTTAGATGATAATTACCGTTCGGTACTAATAAAAGAATACATAATACCTTCAGTAAATGATAAACAGTAAGGAGTGTGTCCTATGAAACTGCATGAAATAAAAGAGCTTGGTGAAAGAATAAAAGGCAATATTTCAAAGGTGATAGTCGGTAAAGACGATACCATAGACCTGATACTTGTTGCACTTTTCTGTTCAGGGCATGTGCTGCTTGAAGATGTGCCGGGTGTAGGCAAAACCGTATTGGCAAAATGTCTTGCTAAATCAATTGATTGCAAATTTAAGAGGATACAGTTTACTCCTGATTTGCTACCCTCGGATTTGACCGGGATAAATTTTTACAATCAGAAGGAAAGTGAATTTGTTTTCAGACCGGGACCTGTATTTGCCAATATAATACTTGCTGATGAAATTAACAGGGCGACGCCCAGAACCCAATCAAGCTTGCTTGAGTGTATGGAAGAAAGACAGGTTACCATAGATGGTGAAACCAAGGCAATAGGATTACCCTTTTTTGTTATTGCTACACAAAACCCGGTAGAGACTCACGGGACATTTCCGCTACCCGAGGCCCAGCTGGACAGGTTTTATCTGCGGCTGAAGCTCGGATATCCATCCTTGCAGGAGGGAAGGCAGATACTGGACAGATTTCAGAATGTAAGTCAGATTACATCCGTTGATTGTGTAGCAAAAGCGGAAGAAATCCTGGAAGCACAGAAGTCTTTTTCTGTTGTTAAGATCAGCAGTGAGGTAAAGGATTATATAATTAACATTATTGAAAGAACGAGAAAACATGAAAGAATATTGCTTGGAGTAAGTCCAAGAGGTAGTCTGGCACTGATGAGGGCAACCCAGGTATTTGCGATTTTAAAGGGACGTGACTTTGTGACGCCTGATGATATTAAGAGTGTTGCTGTAGCAGTTCTTGCCCACAGGATCATACTAAAAGGACATTCAGTTTCAGGTAGTGCTTCTTCAGCTGAAATTATTATTGAAGATATTTTAAAGACAGTTCCTGTACCTGTGGAGAATGTTATATGAAAATCATAGCTTTTATGATTATAGTATTTGCAGCAATACAACTACAGAAAGTGGTTTTTACTGCACTGGGATTGAAGAAGCTTGAATACATGTGTGGTTTTAGTGAGAACGAAGCCCATGAAGGCGATGAAGTATTTCTGGTCGAAACTGTACATAATAAAAAGCTTTTACCTGTTCCGTGGTTGAAAGTTGATATTCATTCTTCGAGATGGCTTGAATTTGCAGGAGTAAGGTCGGTCATAACTCAGGATAACAGGAGAGTAACGAGCAGTTTTTTGCTTAAAAGCTATCAGAAGGTAACACGGAGATGGAACCTCAGATGTTTGAAAAGGGGTGTTTTCTTTACCGAGAATGTAACTTTGATTTGGGGAGATATACTCGGGATAGGAAATGATTCTGCTGCTGTCCCGGTAAATGCCAGATTGATCGTATACCCTGAGATACTGAATCTTGAGGATATGTTCATACCCGCAAATTATGTTCCGGGAGATACGATTGTTAAAAGATGGATTGTAGATGATCCCTTTATGGTTTCCGGAGCAAGGGAATATACTGAAAGAGATCCCATGAACAGGGTGCATTGGCAGGCTACTGCCAGACATGGGAAGCTTATGGTGAGAAAAAGTGATTTTACATCCCAGCTAAGTCTTACAGTCATACTAAATATGCAGTCCGTAGAGTATGAATATGACAGGGTAATGTACAGAGACAAGGCAGAACTGGGAATAAAGGTAGCAGCAACGGTTCTGGATAGAGCGGCAAGAATGGGAATTCCTGCAAGGCTTATATCCAATGGGCATACTGTCCATGATGATAAAAATATGGTGTATAGTAGTGAGGCTGGAGGTATCGAGCATATCAGAGGTCTGATGAAAATCCTTGCTGAGCTGGAGCTTAAGAATTTAAAGGATTTTGATAATTTCCTAGAGGGTGTTATTCCTGATATAGCAAACAGTCAGGTAGTATTAATCACTTCATATATGAACAGACAGACTGCTGATTCAGCAAGATATCTTAGGCAGAATGGAAATGCTGTAAAAATAGTTTTGCTGGATTACATTTCAGAAGCGGGGAAACTCCCCGGAGATATTGATTTATTTATGCTTTCAGGAGTTGATAATATTTATGCCTGAAAAAATCAGAATAACTGTAATGAAGTTAACGGCGTTAACCGGAGTTTTTTTGTTTATCTATCCTGGTGTTGAGTTGTTAAGGTATACTGTTTTTAAGGGTGCATCAGAGCTGCGGGACATATTCTTTTTCGCACTGACGGTTTTTTTCGGCTATCTTACAGGAAGAGTAGTGGTGAGAGATAAATCCAAAATACTGGAAAGAATCATTTCTGTTCCTGCAGTGGAGTTTTTTCTGGATAAGCATGCTACAGTTCTCTTCATGTCAAAGCTTACTGCATACTTAACCTCACTTGTGCCATTTTTTGCTGTAATTATTTTCTCTTCAGGAGAAAGTTTGCAAAGGCGGCTTATAGAAGCAAGTATTGCTCTTATCTTTTATTTTATCGGGTTAAGGGCTAATTTTCGCGAGTTTGGCAGGATACTTGGCAGCACATTTTTTTATATTGCATTTATTTTCTCTATGTGCCTGCTTTTTGCAGTAACCTACTCTAAAGGCCTTAGTCAC encodes:
- a CDS encoding response regulator transcription factor, giving the protein MAGETVLVVDDEKEIADLIEIYLSNEGYRVLKAYSGIEGLSIVEKESLQLVILDIMMPGMDGLELCRRIRREWNIPILMLSAKSQDIDKIMGLSTGADDYLTKPFNPLELIARVKSQLRRFLQLNPQNNPAAEGYESSITVNGLCINTRNHSVSVYGNEISLTPTEFGILHLLASNRGRVFSSEEIFERVWKERYFESDNTVMVHIRKIREKTEENPRKPVFIKTVWGVGYKIEN
- a CDS encoding HAMP domain-containing histidine kinase, with protein sequence MKTNYFSSIRFKFIFMFIMSGIIAFAGTIMIAAGTYIAILLFKPLGRVISLFVRTDIAVIVIIFLCFLVLFIVTYLLFTQRSIRYIEEISASLRIIAEGNLDYSIPIRSKDELAHLAENINSMTFKLRKSIEEERCAEKTKNDIITSVSHDLRTPLTSILGYLGLVANDKYRDEVELRYYIDIAYNKSQKLKKLIDELFEYTRLSSDGFVPVPGRVSLNDMLEQLAEEFVPVFDDAGMKYRLFITTEKAYTYADGDMLVRVFENLISNAVRYGRDGKYVDIELFKESRDAVVRIINYGKRIPEEELPYIFEKFYRIEKSRSENTGGTGLGLAIAKNIVELHKGRITAYSQNDRTVFETRLSVV
- a CDS encoding serine hydrolase; translation: MSVKAEMAIKRLAAVILAGLLILTAYTPVIAETKEKKIEDNHELEDFFEKCIGANMEKHHVPGVAVVVVKDGKVILKKGYGYSDLEEKIKVDPDITVFRSGSVGKLFTQTAIMQLYERGQLRLDHDVNKYLKKIQVDNRFSKPLTMENLLTHTGGLDEILFDTSFADKNDVNAYESYMKSNIPKVVDEPGKTTKYSNIGTNLLGYIVQVVSGIGYKDYIKNNIFEKLDMRNSVVSTPIPNMSKGYIYENNKYREIDYVFFSDPGSGDINSTVADMGKFMIAHLQNGEYQGKKILQPATVQIMHKQHFTHHPRLPGMAYGFIEDYRYGKRVLKHEGAVPGFATTLFLIPETGLGVYIATNALGPMPLYVEDEFFEHYFKQEKGNQTKEVFKSLGDNVVKFTGSYRDYSELSKTGIAKFMGLLPGSESKIIDNMDGTLTLEEFNFKKEFVRTVLKQVEPYVFKREDNQGYVVFRADGKGNVTHFFNGNPIVSYEKLKWYEKQGLQRIILMCCLAIFSVSSLVWFIRYLAVGSRGKKKAGFGTAAFARLLGGVVCFLNCISLIGIIFIASLAGLGLQHWMLTAITAFLVVLFITSILTFGLVMFASLAWRVGYWTIAGRIHYSVVTVASLVFVWVLNYWNLLRLIP
- a CDS encoding flavodoxin domain-containing protein; its protein translation is MLEIKKKIYWIGIKDWELRVFHGHELSTHRGSTYNSYIIKDEKTVLVDTVWDPYKEEFVENLEKKIGLRNIDAIVINHVEPDHGGSLGYLMEKMPDTPIYCTKNGAEIIKRHFHKDWNFNIVKTGDTFKTGEYELVFVEMQMLHWPDSMATYVKGANTLLSNDAFGQHYSPASLFNDEVDNCELYQEALKYYANILTPFSALAKRKIEQIRELKLPIDMIAPSHGVIWRENPAQIIEKYYEWAQDYNEGTGVIIYDTMYDATKAIAEAIGEGLADSGIKFKMYHAAETDRSDLLTEIFKAKAVIVGSCTVNNVVMRAISSLLDDIKGLKFKNKLGMGFGSYGWSGEAPKIIHQKLGDAGISMVQEPLGIKYRPTGEELGQCVELGRKIAANMK
- a CDS encoding beta-lactamase family protein, giving the protein MNRFAKEIIVISVILIVSICISIPSYIKNDKEYKVMREKEEANSKDWVVSTPESQGMNPEVLKRADKVLKRTDALSFLVVRHGRLVHESYYSSAGRDDYNNVFSVTKSFISALTGIAIDRGYIKGIDEKINIYLQGYYSQINDTRKEEITIKHLLTMTPGFVEDFSSWTGSTDWIKHTIRLPLKYDPGQKFQYANSASHLLSAVLTKAVGKSMSEFADQCLFNELGIKDKKWTADPQGYTAGHANLYLRPRDMAKFGLLYLNKGMWNNKRVLSAEWVEESTKKHVDTEPEKTRGTPTGYGYKWWTFEEKGYYIYAAAGFGGQYICIIPDLDIVLVTTSLPGRRGSLDDNYRSVLIKEYIIPSVNDKQ
- a CDS encoding MoxR family ATPase; its protein translation is MKLHEIKELGERIKGNISKVIVGKDDTIDLILVALFCSGHVLLEDVPGVGKTVLAKCLAKSIDCKFKRIQFTPDLLPSDLTGINFYNQKESEFVFRPGPVFANIILADEINRATPRTQSSLLECMEERQVTIDGETKAIGLPFFVIATQNPVETHGTFPLPEAQLDRFYLRLKLGYPSLQEGRQILDRFQNVSQITSVDCVAKAEEILEAQKSFSVVKISSEVKDYIINIIERTRKHERILLGVSPRGSLALMRATQVFAILKGRDFVTPDDIKSVAVAVLAHRIILKGHSVSGSASSAEIIIEDILKTVPVPVENVI
- a CDS encoding DUF58 domain-containing protein — protein: MKIIAFMIIVFAAIQLQKVVFTALGLKKLEYMCGFSENEAHEGDEVFLVETVHNKKLLPVPWLKVDIHSSRWLEFAGVRSVITQDNRRVTSSFLLKSYQKVTRRWNLRCLKRGVFFTENVTLIWGDILGIGNDSAAVPVNARLIVYPEILNLEDMFIPANYVPGDTIVKRWIVDDPFMVSGAREYTERDPMNRVHWQATARHGKLMVRKSDFTSQLSLTVILNMQSVEYEYDRVMYRDKAELGIKVAATVLDRAARMGIPARLISNGHTVHDDKNMVYSSEAGGIEHIRGLMKILAELELKNLKDFDNFLEGVIPDIANSQVVLITSYMNRQTADSARYLRQNGNAVKIVLLDYISEAGKLPGDIDLFMLSGVDNIYA